A single window of Sphaerodactylus townsendi isolate TG3544 linkage group LG03, MPM_Stown_v2.3, whole genome shotgun sequence DNA harbors:
- the LOC125429033 gene encoding histone H2A type 2-B-like — MSGRGKSGGKARAKAKSRSSRAGLQFPVGRVHRLLRKGNYAERVGAGAPVYLAAVLEYLSAEILELAGNAARDNKKTRIIPRHLQLAIRNDEELNKLLGGVTIAQGGVLPNIQAVLLPKKTQSSKK; from the coding sequence ATGTCTGGCCGAGGGAAATCGGGAGGCAAAGCTCGAGCCAAAGCGAAATCGCGCTCCTCTCGGGCCGGCCTGCAGTTCCCCGTGGGGCGAGTGCACCGGCTGCTGCGAAAAGGCAACTACGCGGAGCGGGTGGGCGCCGGAGCGCCCGTCTACCTGGCGGCCGTCCTGGAGTACCTCTCGGCCGAAATCCTGGAACTGGCCGGCAACGCCGCGCGGGACAACAAGAAGACGCGGATCATTCCCCGGCACCTGCAGCTGGCCATCCGCAACGACGAGGAGCTCAACAAGCTGCTGGGCGGGGTGACCATCGCCCAGGGCGGGGTCTTGCCCAACATCCAGGCCGTTTTGCTGCCAAAGAAGACCCAGAGCTCCAAGAAATGA